The DNA region AAACTGATTTATTAATCTGCAGAaactttttattattgataattaAATTGAATTATAAAGTTTTGTTGATTGTGTGTGAATATTTGTAATCAGTCCAGTTATTTTAGAAGAGAAATGAAAGAGAGTGGACAGTTTCGGTAAGGTCGTGGTTTCTTGGTGTTTTTTTGGTGTGAATCTGATTTAAAGTCTCTGTAGATGTTTGTGGAACCTGGTGTGGAACCTGGTGTGGAATGTTCTGAACCTTCATTAGAACTGAACCTACAATGACTTGATGAGTTGATGAACACAGGGGTTCACTTACTTATTGCTGTCGTCTCTGGTGATGCTGATTAATTCTTACTGTGAATATTTGGGGGGTGAAAAGCTGCGCCTGTGGGGCgactttattataaataaactcCTCTGGACTGGGAGGGGAGGAATTTTCACTGGTGTTACTGGGATGAACTGGGATTTGGTTTGAAAATAACAggaatgatttttttaatggtGTGTTGTTCTTTAGGACCTTTAATGACCTAAACACTTCAGACAGAACCAAGGATTAATAACGAAGAATAAAAcatgcatttatatttttaataaaaatgtgttcaGAATTGATCTGCCatgaaatcaaattattattattaaatgaatgagATTAAAGAGAGATTTTAAATCTTCATCTCTCAGATTTATGGAATTTTATAAGAGTAAATAATACTTTCAATAATAAAACGaattattttctaattattttatattttatatttaaactataaaactaaattaatatatttacagtaataaatcagttataaaaGAGAATTAATAcagaatttatttaaaaaaaaaaacatggtaaattacaaaacatcaaacattaaaaaataataaatattttatatattttacaaagTGCTTTAGTgagaatattattaattattatttgcttacattaaagcattaaaaacactaagttattaatagtaataataagtatTTTATAATGCTGGTGGTTTTTACTTGTAtaaaagaaaacagtaaaataaaactttctacattatttaaaaaaaaacaaatttttatattttactaattaaaagtagaaaataagaataaaaaaattttatagTTTGATTAAATAACAGGAttttaacactaataataaaaataataataataataataatattcataataatgtTGAATAtcaaaaattataaaatgttaCCCATCTGCtgaaaaattgtgtgtgtgtgagtgtgtgtatgtgtgtgagtgagtgtgtgagtgtgtgtgtgagtgtgtgtatgtgtgtgagtgtgtgtatgtgtgtgagtgtgtgtgagtgtgtgagtgtgtgtgtgtgtgtgtgagtgtgtgtgtgtgagtgtgtgtatgtgtgtgagtgtgtgtatgtgtgtgagtgtgtgagtgtgtgtgtgtgtgtgtgtgtgtgtgtgtgtgagtgagtgtgtgtatgtatgtgtgtgtgtgtgtgtgtgtgtgtgtgtgtgagagtgtgtgtgtgtgtgtgagtgtgagtgagtgtgtgagtgagtgtgtgtatgtgagtgtgtgtgtgtgtgagtgtgtgagtgtgtgtatgtgtgtgagtgtgtgtatgtgtgtgagtgtgtgtgtgtgtgagtgtgtgtgagtgtgtgtgtgtgtgtgagtgtgtgtatgtgagtgtgtgtatgtgtgtgagtgtgtgagtgtgtgtgtgtgtgtgtgtatgtgtgtgagtgtgagtgagtgtgtgtgtgagtgtgtgtatgtgtgtgagtgtgtgtatgtgtgtgtgtgtgtgtgtatgtgtgtgagtgtgagtgtgtgtgtgagtgtgtgtatgtgtgtgagtgtgtgtatgtgtgtgagtgtgtgtgtgtgtgagtgtgtgtgtgtgtgtgtgtgtgtgagtgtggatcacagtgttccgtacagtaacTCCACCGATGCTTCCTCTTGATCGGTTTATCGTTCACTCGCCGCGGTTTGGCTCTGGAGCTCGTGCGCGCCGGTGgccggtggtggtgggggggtcaTTCTCTTCTCCTTCTGCCTCCGGTTGCAGAACCAGACCCGCACCACCTCCTTCTCCAGCTGCAGGGTGTCGGCCAGGCTGCTGAGCTCCGCGGCGCCCGGTTTGGGGCTCCGGATGAAGTGGCTCTCCAGCGCCCCCTTCACGCTCACCTCGATGGAAGTGCGTTTCTTGCGTTTGCGCCCGTGCGCCGCGAGCCTGTCCAGCCCGGTGCCCACTCCCACGCCCACGCCGGTGCCGCTCGCGCTGCGGTCGGCCTCCTCGAGCCAGTTGCTGAGCAGAGGTTTGAGCTTGCACATGTTCCTGAAGCTGAGCTGCAGCGCCTCGAAGCGGCAGATGGTGGTCTGAGAGAACACGGTACCGTACAGCGTCCCGAGCGCGAGACCCACGTCCGCCTGCGTGCAGCCCAgcctgatgcgccgctgcttgaAGTGCTTGGCGAAGAGTTCGAGCTCGTCTGATGTCGGTGTGGCGTCCTCGGGAGTCTCGTGCTCGTGTTCGCGGTGCTGCTGGACCCCCGGTACGAGCCCGCTGAACTGGGCATGTGCGAGACTGCCGGACAGGTGAGCCACAGGTGTGGCGCTCGCGTTCCTCCAGGCGCGCGCCGCGTCCTCCtcgtgatggtgatggtgatggtgatgaagcGCGTGCTGCAGGTTCCCGGTGCTggagttattattgttattgttgttgttgttgttgttattgttgtccTCATCCTCGTGCATGTCCTCCCCGGTGAGGCGGATTGCCGGTTTGATGTCGCCTGATGCCCATGCGCTTGTTTCCCGTGCGCCCGTGCCTCCAGTACCCCCCCTGGCACCATGAGACCGGGCAGCAGCGAGCCACTGATGTGCATGACCCCCTCCTGCACCCCCGCCGGTACTCCTGCTCTCTAACGCAAA from Trichomycterus rosablanca isolate fTriRos1 unplaced genomic scaffold, fTriRos1.hap1 scaffold_156, whole genome shotgun sequence includes:
- the pou3f2b gene encoding POU domain, class 3, transcription factor 2; translation: MASVMGVSMLALLSPVLFSLALLLMAAAASGHYALICASAPVPLSVPVHAGSVGMHGQQHQVQHATPAPLYRHAHAALLQSDFALESRSTGGGAGGGHAHQWLAAARSHGARGGTGGTGARETSAWASGDIKPAIRLTGEDMHEDEDNNNNNNNNNNNNNSSTGNLQHALHHHHHHHHEEDAARAWRNASATPVAHLSGSLAHAQFSGLVPGVQQHREHEHETPEDATPTSDELELFAKHFKQRRIRLGCTQADVGLALGTLYGTVFSQTTICRFEALQLSFRNMCKLKPLLSNWLEEADRSASGTGVGVGVGTGLDRLAAHGRKRKKRTSIEVSVKGALESHFIRSPKPGAAELSSLADTLQLEKEVVRVWFCNRRQKEKRMTPPPPPATGAHELQSQTAASER